Proteins found in one Vallitalea okinawensis genomic segment:
- the spoIIAB gene encoding anti-sigma F factor, producing MTEKNSMQIQFDSKSQNVSFARVAVASFISQLDPTLQELSDIKTAVSEAVTNAIIHGYDNQPGTVHIACSIEDDLISILIEDQGIGIEDIDKAKEPLYTSKPELERSGMGFTFMDTFMDKLLVDSELGKGTKIHMKKRLKR from the coding sequence ATGACTGAAAAAAATAGTATGCAAATACAGTTTGATAGCAAATCACAAAATGTAAGCTTTGCTCGAGTAGCTGTAGCATCCTTTATATCACAACTGGATCCAACATTGCAGGAGTTATCAGATATTAAGACAGCTGTATCGGAAGCAGTGACCAATGCTATTATCCATGGGTACGATAATCAACCTGGTACCGTTCATATTGCATGTAGCATTGAAGATGATTTAATCAGTATCCTTATAGAAGACCAGGGTATTGGTATAGAGGATATTGATAAGGCCAAGGAACCACTATATACATCGAAGCCAGAGTTGGAAAGATCAGGTATGGGATTTACCTTCATGGATACCTTTATGGACAAGTTATTAGTTGATTCAGAGTTGGGTAAGGGCACCAAGATACATATGAAAAAAAGATTAAAACGTTAA
- the sigF gene encoding RNA polymerase sporulation sigma factor SigF, with protein sequence MDRTIELIREAQQGNIGARNQIVEENIGLVWSIVKRFSGRGYELDDLFQIGSIGLIKAVDKFDFSYNVKFSTYAVPMIMGEIKRFIRDDGMIKVSRSLKEMASKILREKENLIKELGREPTLMEISDAVGFSKEEIIMALESNSEVESLYTTIHQSDGNPIYLIDKLNVDKNNEDHMIDVISIKNFINKLEPKEQKIIQLRYYNDKTQSEIAAEIGISQVQVSRIEKKILTKMREMLG encoded by the coding sequence ATGGATAGAACCATTGAATTAATCAGAGAAGCCCAACAAGGTAATATTGGTGCAAGAAATCAAATAGTAGAGGAGAATATTGGTTTAGTTTGGAGCATTGTGAAACGTTTTAGTGGACGAGGCTATGAATTAGATGATCTCTTTCAAATAGGAAGTATTGGCCTAATAAAGGCAGTAGATAAATTTGATTTTTCTTATAATGTAAAATTCTCAACTTATGCTGTTCCTATGATTATGGGTGAGATTAAAAGGTTCATTCGTGATGATGGGATGATCAAAGTAAGCCGGTCATTAAAAGAAATGGCCTCAAAGATTTTAAGAGAAAAAGAAAATCTTATAAAAGAGTTAGGAAGAGAGCCAACTTTAATGGAAATCTCCGATGCCGTTGGTTTTTCGAAAGAAGAGATCATTATGGCTTTGGAGTCAAATTCTGAAGTAGAATCTCTTTATACAACCATCCATCAAAGTGATGGTAATCCTATTTATTTAATTGATAAGCTTAATGTAGATAAAAATAATGAAGATCATATGATCGATGTGATATCCATTAAAAATTTTATAAATAAATTAGAACCAAAAGAGCAAAAGATAATTCAGCTACGGTATTACAACGATAAAACACAATCGGAAATTGCAGCAGAAATTGGAATTTCACAAGTTCAGGTTTCTCGGATTGAAAAAAAAATATTAACGAAAATGCGCGAGATGCTAGGATAA
- a CDS encoding stage V sporulation protein AA — protein sequence MIYIKAQKKVHLYNTNKVTVGDIGELYGDPVIVNKLKTLKVCSVKQTQKKHKFVISLLEVIKVIDTNTKGITVSNMGEKDILIDYGPSKPKPNKLFTLFKVSVICLTLLCGSAMAIMTFHTDASVPNVFSNINEIFTGEYVERPLWIIIPYSIGLLTGVTVFFNHFSSKKLTEDPTPIQVEMDKYDSEISDCLIKIISSEQSNESDEE from the coding sequence ATGATTTATATAAAAGCACAGAAGAAAGTTCATTTATATAATACGAACAAGGTGACGGTGGGGGATATTGGAGAATTATACGGTGATCCTGTTATTGTTAATAAATTAAAGACTCTAAAAGTTTGTTCAGTGAAACAGACCCAGAAGAAGCATAAATTCGTAATTAGTTTACTTGAGGTCATTAAAGTAATTGATACCAACACCAAAGGGATCACCGTTTCCAATATGGGTGAGAAGGATATCCTTATCGACTATGGACCGTCCAAACCCAAACCCAATAAACTATTCACCTTATTTAAGGTTAGTGTCATTTGTCTCACACTATTGTGTGGCTCAGCTATGGCGATTATGACTTTTCATACAGATGCTTCTGTGCCTAATGTGTTTTCTAATATTAATGAGATTTTTACTGGAGAATATGTAGAAAGACCCTTATGGATTATAATTCCTTATTCTATAGGTCTTTTAACAGGGGTTACCGTATTCTTTAATCACTTCTCGTCAAAAAAATTGACAGAAGACCCTACACCAATACAAGTCGAAATGGATAAATATGATTCTGAAATAAGTGATTGTCTGATCAAAATAATTAGTTCAGAACAGAGTAATGAGAGTGATGAAGAATGA
- a CDS encoding STAS domain-containing protein, producing the protein MSIQCKIDHKNLVIYIDGDIDHHETEMIRDRIDGYIRSGQAKNLIFDFANVSFMDSSGIGLLMGRYRNIKDIGGKVMLSNISPQLNRVLKISGVYSLMDQFESIEDAIKAI; encoded by the coding sequence TTGAGTATACAGTGCAAAATAGATCATAAAAATTTAGTAATTTATATTGACGGTGACATTGACCATCATGAAACTGAAATGATTCGAGATAGAATAGACGGGTATATTCGAAGTGGACAAGCCAAAAACCTGATTTTTGATTTTGCCAATGTGAGCTTCATGGATAGTTCAGGTATTGGATTACTGATGGGGCGTTATCGCAACATAAAAGATATAGGTGGGAAAGTCATGTTAAGTAATATTTCCCCACAATTAAACCGCGTATTAAAGATCTCAGGTGTATATAGCCTAATGGATCAATTTGAAAGCATTGAAGATGCAATTAAAGCCATATAA